A stretch of the Clostridium fungisolvens genome encodes the following:
- a CDS encoding CHAP domain-containing protein, translated as MYYNKKNTNIIKVMTLTIIGVLLVGIIVSIVTGLMYKFGSEVGKVVDTYQGIPIYNNGKDGAQEHGINKNKNGYVYGYKWQCVEFINRFYYDKLGISIPGGGNAKDYFDDKIENGGTNNTRMLIQFKNGEGDKPKINDIIVFTKGEYGHLAIVSKVDDDYIEIVQQNVYGRPREKLNITYKDDKPIVAAGRGVSGWLRKQN; from the coding sequence ATGTATTATAACAAAAAAAACACAAATATAATAAAAGTAATGACTTTAACTATAATAGGCGTATTATTAGTTGGAATTATAGTATCTATCGTCACCGGACTTATGTATAAGTTTGGAAGTGAGGTTGGCAAAGTAGTAGATACTTATCAAGGTATACCAATATATAATAATGGTAAAGATGGAGCCCAGGAACATGGCATAAACAAAAATAAAAATGGTTACGTTTACGGGTATAAGTGGCAATGTGTAGAGTTTATTAATAGGTTCTACTACGATAAATTAGGCATAAGCATACCTGGTGGAGGAAATGCTAAAGATTACTTTGATGATAAGATAGAAAATGGAGGTACCAATAATACTAGGATGCTGATTCAGTTTAAAAATGGTGAAGGAGATAAACCTAAAATAAATGATATAATTGTATTCACTAAAGGTGAGTATGGTCATCTAGCAATAGTAAGCAAGGTTGATGATGATTATATTGAGATAGTACAGCAAAATGTTTATGGAAGACCTAGAGAGAAACTTAATATAACCTATAAAGATGACAAACCAATCGTAGCTGCTGGAAGAGGGGTTTCAGGTTGGCTTAGAAAACAAAACTAA
- a CDS encoding (2Fe-2S)-binding protein: protein MENNLNQEILDKLTKVCLCKAIPRSKIKDAIRKGARTPDEVTKATGARTGGCGGRRCTPKIQELIDGYLDEQWH from the coding sequence ATGGAAAATAACTTAAATCAAGAAATTTTAGATAAGCTAACAAAAGTCTGTTTATGTAAGGCCATCCCCAGGTCTAAGATAAAAGACGCTATAAGAAAAGGAGCTCGTACACCAGATGAAGTCACTAAGGCTACTGGAGCACGCACCGGTGGTTGTGGCGGTAGACGATGCACCCCTAAAATTCAAGAATTGATAGATGGATATCTAGACGAACAATGGCATTAA
- the ileS gene encoding isoleucine--tRNA ligase, which produces MYKKLDSSKSFVELERDVAGLWSDKEIIKKSFESNQEGEYFTFYDGPPTANGKPHVGHIITRVIKDIIPRYKVMRGYKVIRKAGWDTHGLPVELEIEKKLGISGKQQIEEHGVEEFVKLCKDSVFTYVSMWEDMSKKIGYWVDMENPYVTYHNSYIESVWWALKQMWDKDLLYKGHKVMPYCPRCGTSLSSHEVAQGYKDVKDNTAFVKFKVKGEDNKYIMAWTTTPWTLPSNVGLAINKAYDYVEVKQNDEVYILAKELVAKVLSDDYEVLREFKGEEILGLEYEQLMPFHKPEEKAFFVIHGDFVTLSDGTGIVHIAPAYGEDDNLVAKKNGLPLINLVDAEGKFVDEVTPFAGIFVKKADEKILNYLKDQNSLYKAEKHTHSYPHCWRCDTPLLYYPKASWFVRMTSLRDKLLENNNKINWYPDNIRTGRFGKFLENVIDWGISRDRYWGTPLPIWECECGHRELIGSVAELKEKGIDVPDNIELHKPYIDGVKLKCSCCGKEMKRTAEVIDCWFDSGSMPFAQHHYPFENKELFEANFPAQFISEAVDQTRGWFYTLLAISTAIFDSNPFENCIVLGHVLDKKGLKMSKSKGNVVAPDDVLDTVGADATRWHFYTSSAPWLPTRFSKDDVEETQRKFLSTLWNVYSFYVLYADLDNFDATKYSEFKSDNVMDKWILSKLNTLVKNVEDNLEGYRVTQAALALEDFVDELSNWYVRRNRARFWTTELNDDKIGAYTTLYKVLVTLSKISAPFVPFMSENIYQSLVLSLDETAEESVHLCKWPVADFAAVDKKLEEEMELAYSIVKLGRSARNGANIKNRQPLSEMLVSVKSLPEYYGDIVKDELNIKQIVFGADLSEHVNFEIKPNLPVLGKAYGKMIPGIRKEIAAKNQMELAQKIQNGGTETINVDGTEIELNNENLLVTMQGLDGFAFAGEGEVGVVLDTTITDVLREEGHVREMISKIQNMRKESGFEVSDKIKLYVANNDMLLDVVKKFADTIKRETLTMDIVYNAECKYTECNINGEKLDLAVERI; this is translated from the coding sequence ATGTATAAAAAACTAGATTCTTCAAAAAGTTTTGTTGAACTGGAAAGAGATGTAGCTGGGCTCTGGAGTGATAAAGAAATAATAAAAAAGAGCTTTGAATCAAACCAAGAAGGAGAGTATTTTACTTTCTATGATGGACCTCCAACTGCAAATGGAAAACCTCACGTTGGACATATCATAACAAGAGTTATAAAAGATATAATACCAAGATATAAGGTTATGAGAGGATACAAGGTTATAAGAAAAGCTGGATGGGATACTCATGGACTTCCAGTTGAACTTGAGATAGAAAAGAAGCTTGGAATATCAGGAAAGCAACAAATAGAGGAACATGGAGTAGAAGAATTTGTTAAGCTTTGTAAGGATTCGGTATTCACTTACGTAAGTATGTGGGAAGACATGTCTAAGAAGATAGGTTACTGGGTTGATATGGAGAATCCATATGTTACTTACCATAATTCTTACATAGAATCAGTTTGGTGGGCGTTAAAGCAAATGTGGGATAAGGATCTTTTATATAAAGGTCATAAAGTTATGCCTTACTGTCCAAGATGTGGAACTTCACTTTCATCACATGAGGTTGCTCAAGGATATAAAGATGTAAAAGACAATACCGCTTTTGTTAAGTTTAAAGTTAAAGGTGAAGATAACAAGTATATAATGGCTTGGACTACAACACCTTGGACATTACCTTCTAACGTAGGTCTTGCTATAAATAAAGCTTATGATTATGTTGAAGTTAAACAAAATGATGAAGTTTATATATTAGCTAAGGAACTAGTAGCTAAGGTTCTTTCAGATGATTATGAAGTGTTAAGAGAATTTAAGGGTGAAGAGATATTAGGTTTAGAATACGAGCAACTAATGCCATTCCATAAACCAGAAGAAAAAGCATTCTTTGTTATACATGGTGATTTCGTAACTCTTTCAGATGGTACTGGAATAGTTCATATAGCACCTGCTTATGGTGAAGATGATAATTTAGTAGCAAAGAAAAATGGGTTACCATTAATTAATCTTGTAGATGCAGAAGGAAAATTCGTTGATGAAGTTACTCCGTTTGCAGGGATATTTGTTAAGAAAGCTGATGAAAAGATATTAAATTATCTTAAGGATCAAAACTCTCTTTACAAAGCTGAAAAACATACGCACTCATATCCACACTGCTGGAGATGCGATACACCACTGCTTTACTATCCAAAGGCTAGTTGGTTTGTAAGAATGACATCTTTAAGAGATAAACTTTTAGAAAACAACAATAAGATAAACTGGTACCCAGATAACATAAGAACAGGAAGATTTGGTAAGTTCCTTGAAAATGTTATAGATTGGGGTATATCAAGAGATAGATATTGGGGTACACCACTTCCAATATGGGAATGTGAATGCGGTCATAGAGAGCTTATAGGAAGTGTTGCAGAACTTAAGGAAAAGGGAATTGATGTTCCAGATAACATAGAACTTCATAAGCCATATATAGATGGAGTAAAACTTAAGTGTAGCTGCTGTGGAAAGGAAATGAAGAGAACAGCTGAAGTTATAGACTGTTGGTTTGACTCAGGTTCAATGCCTTTTGCACAACATCACTATCCATTTGAGAATAAGGAGTTATTTGAAGCTAACTTCCCAGCTCAATTTATATCAGAAGCTGTAGACCAAACAAGAGGATGGTTCTATACACTACTTGCTATATCTACTGCTATATTCGATTCAAACCCATTTGAAAATTGTATAGTTTTAGGTCATGTTCTTGATAAGAAGGGACTTAAAATGTCTAAATCAAAGGGTAATGTAGTTGCACCAGATGATGTTTTAGATACAGTAGGAGCTGATGCTACAAGATGGCATTTCTATACATCAAGTGCTCCTTGGCTTCCAACAAGATTCTCTAAGGATGATGTAGAAGAGACTCAAAGAAAGTTCTTAAGTACTCTTTGGAATGTTTATTCATTCTATGTTCTATATGCTGATTTAGATAATTTTGATGCTACAAAGTATAGTGAGTTCAAGTCTGATAATGTTATGGATAAGTGGATATTATCAAAGCTTAATACACTTGTAAAAAATGTAGAAGATAATTTAGAAGGTTACAGAGTAACTCAAGCTGCTTTAGCACTTGAAGACTTCGTAGATGAACTTTCAAACTGGTACGTAAGAAGAAATAGAGCTAGATTCTGGACTACTGAATTAAATGACGATAAGATAGGTGCATACACTACTTTATATAAAGTGTTGGTTACGCTAAGTAAGATATCAGCACCATTTGTACCTTTCATGAGTGAAAATATATATCAAAGTCTTGTACTTAGCTTAGATGAAACTGCTGAAGAAAGTGTTCATTTATGCAAGTGGCCAGTAGCTGATTTTGCTGCTGTAGACAAGAAACTAGAAGAAGAAATGGAACTTGCATACTCTATAGTTAAGCTTGGAAGAAGTGCAAGAAATGGAGCTAATATAAAGAACAGACAGCCACTTTCAGAAATGCTAGTTTCAGTTAAGTCATTACCAGAATACTATGGCGATATAGTTAAAGATGAATTAAATATAAAACAAATAGTATTTGGTGCTGATTTATCAGAACATGTTAATTTTGAGATAAAGCCTAACCTTCCTGTGCTAGGAAAAGCTTATGGAAAGATGATACCTGGCATAAGAAAAGAGATAGCTGCAAAAAACCAAATGGAATTGGCTCAGAAGATACAAAATGGAGGTACTGAAACTATAAATGTTGATGGTACTGAAATAGAACTTAACAATGAAAATCTTCTAGTAACTATGCAAGGCTTAGATGGATTTGCTTTTGCTGGAGAAGGTGAAGTTGGTGTAGTTCTTGATACAACTATAACAGATGTATTAAGAGAAGAAGGTCATGTTAGAGAGATGATATCTAAGATACAAAACATGAGAAAAGAAAGTGGTTTTGAGGTATCTGATAAGATAAAACTTTATGTTGCGAACAATGATATGTTATTAGATGTCGTTAAAAAGTTTGCAGATACAATAAAGAGAGAGACTCTAACAATGGATATAGTATATAATGCTGAGTGTAAATATACAGAATGCAATATAAACGGAGAAAAACTTGATTTAGCTGTTGAAAGAATATAA
- a CDS encoding rhodanese-like domain-containing protein, which produces MNQINNRDAKKFILSNDNILLLDVRTNEEFEEGHIEGAVLIPADKLPFRYEEILEYEDKPVLVYCQTGGRSPMATNFLEENGFSDVYHMYEGFARWK; this is translated from the coding sequence ATGAACCAGATAAATAATAGAGACGCAAAAAAATTCATCTTAAGTAATGACAATATATTATTACTAGATGTGAGAACAAATGAAGAGTTTGAAGAAGGTCATATAGAAGGTGCAGTTCTTATACCAGCTGATAAGCTTCCCTTTAGATATGAAGAAATATTAGAATATGAGGATAAGCCAGTACTAGTTTATTGCCAAACTGGAGGAAGAAGTCCGATGGCCACTAACTTTCTTGAAGAAAACGGATTTTCAGACGTTTACCATATGTATGAAGGTTTTGCTCGCTGGAAATAA